The Malus domestica chromosome 13, GDT2T_hap1 genome includes a window with the following:
- the LOC103424042 gene encoding EPIDERMAL PATTERNING FACTOR-like protein 5, whose protein sequence is MGVLRHRHNHHYIRLSTVITAFTFLLFTSASSAVTSQTQLGGGHHHQGEGGGPALERVVTHQKSRLGSSPPSCRSKCGRCSPCKAVHVPIQPGVSIPLEYYPEAWRCKCGNHLFMP, encoded by the exons ATGGGGGTACTGCGCCACCGCCACAACCACCATTATATAAGGCTATCAACTGTCATCACGGCCTTCACTTTTCTCTTGTTCACCTCAGCCTCATCGGCCGTAACCAGTCAAACCCAACTCG GTGGTGGGCATCATCATCAAGGTGAAGGTGGTGGGCCAGCACTGGAGCGAGTCGTGACCCACCAGAAGAGTCGACTGGGTTCATCGCCACCGAGTTGCAGATCCAAGTGCGGGAGGTGCTCGCCGTGTAAGGCAGTGCATGTCCCCATCCAACCAGGTGTCTCTATACCTCTCGAGTACTACCCCGAAGCTTGGCGCTGCAAGTGTGGCAACCATCTCTTCATGCCCTAG